A window of Methanobacterium formicicum DSM 3637 contains these coding sequences:
- a CDS encoding PqqD family peptide modification chaperone, whose amino-acid sequence MTELSKSSTIVVSKDVVSCDLGGETAMLDMKEGVYYGLNEMGTIIWEFIQEPVTIHEIIDQIRDEYDVDETTCFNDLTELIGQMAENGLVEIK is encoded by the coding sequence ATGACAGAATTATCTAAATCATCAACAATTGTGGTGAGTAAAGATGTGGTGTCCTGTGATCTTGGTGGGGAAACCGCCATGCTGGACATGAAAGAAGGAGTTTACTACGGTCTCAATGAGATGGGAACCATCATATGGGAATTCATCCAGGAACCCGTAACCATCCATGAAATTATCGACCAGATAAGGGATGAATACGATGTGGATGAAACGACCTGCTTTAATGATTTAACCGAACTTATAGGGCAGATGGCAGAAAATGGATTGGTAGAGATCAAATGA
- a CDS encoding lasso peptide biosynthesis B2 protein — MSFKNLNSQDKKLVLKTFFLNYYVRLIVWIFPFQKVREITGNMGKRHNNGKINFHKLIWAVNVTSHFVIRSTCLTNALTGQILLQQHGYKPRLLIGVIYNEEFEAHAWLEYDKKVVLGKSEKDFTPLADIK; from the coding sequence ATGAGTTTTAAAAACTTAAATTCTCAGGATAAGAAACTTGTTTTAAAAACATTTTTTTTAAATTATTATGTAAGATTAATCGTTTGGATATTTCCTTTCCAAAAAGTCCGTGAAATAACTGGAAATATGGGAAAAAGACACAATAATGGGAAAATTAATTTTCATAAGTTAATTTGGGCTGTAAATGTAACCAGTCATTTTGTAATTCGTTCAACATGTCTTACTAATGCATTAACTGGACAAATACTTTTACAACAACATGGTTATAAACCACGACTTCTCATTGGTGTGATATATAATGAGGAGTTTGAAGCACATGCTTGGTTGGAATATGATAAAAAAGTTGTATTAGGCAAATCCGAGAAAGACTTCACACCTTTAGCTGATATTAAGTAA